A single genomic interval of Saccharothrix saharensis harbors:
- a CDS encoding AfsR/SARP family transcriptional regulator: protein MTAAGPRPAVRFTLLGPLEVWHGDVPVPIPAGRARVLLATLLLRANQPVPVDALVERLWGDAAPNPDRVKATLQMAVRRLRQALGDANVVRTATNAYVAEVDPESVDLHRFRRLAAGGRHAEALALWRGEPLSDVESDALHREDVEPLRDEWLAVLERRVEADLAAGRAAGLVPELRALTRAYPLRERFWGQLVLALHGSDRQGEALAAFREVRELLAEELGVDPSEYLRAVHRTVLAGDARPALTPWTALCQLPPDTADFIGRDDLCARASALLTDRSRTAVPVVAITGAPGTGKSTLTVRVAHALRDRFPDGQLFVRLDGAGAAPRDPAEVLAELLTAVGLNPAAMPDRLEARAAAFRSRVADRAVLLVLDDAARFDQVRHLLPGTATSAVLISSRHLLGGLPGVHSLRVPPLTASAGLALLSRVIGDGRVEAEAGAAASIAEACGGLPLALRIVGARLAARPSLPLAKLADRLADERRRLDELAAGDLEVRAGLELSYEALPPDAALAFRRLGLIGASDVASWAVKALTGLADPEQPIERLVEANLLEEVGRDATGEPRYRLHDILAVYAAELVEQDDGGTRALRAYLDALTALADAACHRLAATVDELPLIPAEPSTVLTAAEVDRLTEDGVKWLLVEQVPLERAIEVACRRGWGAVAAGLYQRTVRYLDVYIPLDRVAELAERVAGVLHAGGDVRLAWGVEFHRVYQLLKRSVEDGLLQQLERCAEVFGQHGDTVEEAIALATLAHYGHINGQESAIDLARRAVEAGRNSGSRTAYCSTVRELALILGESGRHRESLACFEEALAISRDLGPLPEAQVHYGIARCALDSGDVDRAVEAVDRAVRLVGTIDDPRAAGWVTNLAGRVKLAAGDHAEGVRLAGRAHRIFVDIGEGIGVVDAVASMAEGYLELGRPEDALAVLEPAMREYRDVGAAQAIDRLRQALQRASAVVPRPGGAPSVP from the coding sequence GTGACCGCCGCGGGACCGCGCCCGGCCGTCCGGTTCACCCTGCTGGGCCCGCTGGAGGTGTGGCACGGTGACGTGCCCGTCCCGATCCCCGCCGGCCGCGCGCGGGTGCTGCTGGCCACCTTGCTGTTGCGGGCGAACCAGCCGGTGCCGGTGGACGCATTGGTCGAGCGGCTGTGGGGTGACGCCGCGCCGAACCCCGACCGGGTCAAGGCGACGTTGCAGATGGCGGTGCGGCGACTGCGGCAAGCGCTCGGCGACGCCAACGTCGTGCGGACGGCCACCAACGCGTACGTGGCCGAGGTCGACCCCGAGTCGGTCGACCTGCACCGGTTCCGCCGACTGGCGGCGGGAGGCCGGCACGCCGAGGCGCTGGCGTTGTGGCGCGGCGAGCCGTTGTCGGACGTCGAGTCGGACGCGCTGCACCGCGAGGACGTCGAGCCGCTGCGCGACGAGTGGTTGGCCGTGCTGGAACGACGGGTCGAAGCGGACCTGGCGGCGGGCCGGGCCGCCGGGCTCGTCCCCGAGCTGCGCGCGCTGACCAGGGCGTACCCCCTCAGGGAGCGGTTCTGGGGTCAGCTGGTGCTGGCCCTGCACGGCAGCGACCGGCAGGGCGAGGCGCTGGCCGCGTTCCGCGAGGTGCGCGAGCTGCTGGCCGAGGAGCTGGGCGTCGACCCCAGCGAGTACCTGCGCGCGGTGCACCGCACCGTGCTGGCCGGTGACGCGAGGCCCGCGCTCACGCCGTGGACCGCCCTGTGCCAGCTGCCCCCGGACACGGCCGACTTCATCGGCCGCGACGACCTGTGCGCCCGTGCGTCGGCGCTGCTCACCGACCGGTCGCGGACGGCGGTGCCGGTGGTCGCGATCACCGGGGCACCCGGCACGGGCAAGAGCACCCTGACCGTCCGCGTCGCGCACGCCCTGCGCGACCGGTTCCCGGACGGCCAGCTGTTCGTCCGCCTGGACGGCGCCGGCGCGGCGCCGCGCGACCCGGCCGAGGTGCTGGCCGAGCTGCTGACGGCGGTCGGCCTCAACCCCGCCGCCATGCCGGACCGGCTCGAGGCCCGCGCCGCCGCGTTCCGGTCCCGCGTCGCCGACCGCGCGGTGCTCCTGGTCCTGGACGACGCCGCGCGCTTCGACCAGGTGCGGCACCTCCTGCCCGGCACGGCGACCAGCGCGGTGCTGATCAGCAGCCGGCACCTGCTCGGCGGCCTGCCCGGTGTCCACTCGCTGCGCGTGCCGCCGCTGACCGCCTCGGCGGGACTCGCCCTGCTGTCGCGGGTGATCGGCGACGGCCGGGTCGAGGCGGAGGCCGGGGCCGCGGCCTCGATCGCGGAGGCGTGCGGCGGCCTGCCGCTGGCTCTGCGGATCGTCGGCGCGCGGCTGGCCGCGCGGCCGTCGTTGCCGCTGGCCAAGCTGGCCGACCGGCTCGCCGACGAACGCCGCAGGCTGGACGAGCTGGCCGCGGGTGACCTGGAGGTCCGCGCCGGCCTGGAGCTGAGCTACGAGGCGTTGCCGCCCGACGCGGCGCTCGCGTTCCGCAGGTTGGGGCTGATCGGCGCGTCCGACGTGGCGTCCTGGGCGGTCAAGGCGCTGACCGGCTTGGCCGACCCGGAGCAGCCGATCGAGCGGTTGGTCGAGGCCAACCTGCTGGAGGAGGTGGGCCGTGACGCGACCGGCGAGCCGCGCTACCGGCTGCACGACATCCTGGCCGTGTACGCCGCCGAACTGGTCGAGCAGGACGACGGCGGCACCCGGGCGCTGCGGGCCTACCTCGACGCGCTGACCGCGCTCGCGGACGCCGCGTGCCACCGGCTGGCGGCGACCGTGGACGAGCTGCCCCTGATCCCGGCGGAACCGTCGACCGTGCTCACCGCGGCGGAGGTCGACCGGTTGACCGAGGACGGCGTCAAGTGGCTGCTGGTCGAGCAGGTCCCGCTGGAGCGCGCCATCGAGGTGGCCTGCCGCCGGGGCTGGGGAGCGGTGGCGGCCGGGCTCTACCAGCGCACGGTCAGGTACCTCGACGTCTACATCCCCCTGGACCGGGTGGCCGAACTGGCCGAGCGGGTGGCCGGCGTCCTGCACGCCGGGGGTGACGTCCGGTTGGCGTGGGGCGTGGAGTTCCACCGGGTCTACCAACTGCTCAAGCGCTCCGTCGAGGACGGCCTGTTGCAGCAGTTGGAGCGGTGCGCCGAGGTGTTCGGGCAGCACGGCGACACCGTGGAGGAGGCGATCGCCCTGGCGACGCTCGCGCACTACGGCCACATCAACGGCCAGGAGTCGGCGATCGACCTGGCCCGTCGCGCGGTCGAGGCGGGGCGGAACAGCGGTTCCCGCACCGCCTACTGCTCGACGGTGCGGGAGCTGGCCCTGATCCTCGGCGAGTCGGGACGTCACCGGGAATCCCTGGCCTGCTTCGAGGAGGCGTTGGCGATCTCCCGCGACCTCGGGCCGCTCCCCGAGGCCCAGGTGCACTACGGCATCGCCCGGTGCGCGCTGGACAGCGGCGACGTCGACCGGGCGGTCGAAGCGGTGGACCGGGCGGTGCGCCTCGTCGGGACGATCGACGACCCGCGGGCCGCGGGCTGGGTGACGAACCTCGCCGGCCGGGTGAAGCTCGCCGCCGGCGACCACGCCGAGGGCGTGCGGCTCGCCGGCCGGGCGCACCGGATCTTCGTCGACATCGGGGAAGGCATCGGCGTGGTGGACGCGGTGGCGTCCATGGCCGAGGGCTACCTGGAGCTCGGCCGGCCCGAGGACGCGCTGGCCGTGCTGGAACCGGCGATGCGCGAGTACCGGGACGTCGGCGCGGCCCAGGCGATCGACAGGTTGCGACAGGCCCTCCAGCGGGCCTCGGCCGTGGTCCCGCGACCCGGCGGCGCACCGTCGGTCCCGTGA
- a CDS encoding type VII secretion-associated protein — translation MSLHVAVDFGTSSTCVAMSRHGREPQVVVVDGQPIVPSAVFAAADGTLFVGQEAERQAAVDPSRYEPHPKRRVDEGELLLGTSVLPVVDVVRAVLTRAVDEARHVAGGARVDLLVLTHPADWGAIRTRVLLQAARGLGQEVRLVPEPVAAAVFHSATHAIPDGAALAVLDLGGGTVDASVVARQGGAFRVLATKGDPGFGGADVDQALLEHVGSLVSPGDPDAWRRLVEGRELADRRKRRVLRQDVRGAKETLSRHAYTDVPMPPPFPDAHVTRTDLERLISTPLTRAAALVVTAVRDAGLDPRGLAGVFLVGGSSRIPLVARLVLEQSGVVPTSIDQPETVVARGALRAVSVDPLRTGALPAGQGDVTRKITDDRTRKITRRITPPSPPAGFAQPGYFPPPAPPPPPAPPPPPAPPRRSRVPLLVTAVVVVVAIVGASVAYALSRDDDIGGGPTTPTTTSTGVAGKTIAQYDYSFVAPGGWQQTGGQVETRKVLLKPESAGSELDVIAVEERLLNYNATEDRGRAEAELRDQYDQRENVSDFDPSADFATKDVVYYREQVGSAVIDWYVLFQDDVQVSVGCQYPQDGHDRVRPACEQVVGTLTVTK, via the coding sequence ATGAGCTTGCACGTGGCGGTGGACTTCGGCACGTCCAGCACCTGCGTCGCCATGTCCCGGCACGGCCGCGAACCGCAGGTCGTCGTGGTCGACGGGCAGCCGATCGTGCCGTCCGCGGTGTTCGCGGCGGCCGACGGCACGCTGTTCGTCGGGCAGGAGGCCGAGCGCCAGGCGGCGGTGGACCCGTCCCGCTACGAGCCGCACCCCAAGCGCCGCGTCGACGAGGGCGAGCTGCTGCTCGGCACCAGCGTGCTGCCCGTGGTCGACGTCGTGCGCGCCGTGCTGACCAGGGCCGTGGACGAGGCGCGGCACGTGGCCGGCGGCGCCCGGGTCGACCTGCTCGTGCTCACCCACCCGGCGGACTGGGGCGCGATCCGCACCAGGGTGCTGCTCCAGGCCGCACGGGGACTCGGCCAGGAGGTCCGGCTGGTGCCCGAGCCGGTCGCGGCGGCGGTGTTCCACTCGGCGACCCACGCCATCCCCGACGGCGCGGCGCTGGCCGTGCTCGACCTCGGCGGCGGCACGGTGGACGCCAGCGTGGTGGCCCGCCAGGGCGGCGCGTTCCGCGTGCTGGCCACCAAGGGCGACCCCGGTTTCGGCGGCGCGGACGTCGACCAGGCGCTGCTGGAGCACGTCGGCTCGCTGGTCTCGCCCGGCGACCCGGACGCCTGGCGCCGGCTCGTCGAGGGCCGCGAGCTGGCCGACCGCCGCAAGCGCCGGGTGCTGCGCCAGGACGTGCGCGGCGCGAAGGAGACGCTGTCCCGGCACGCCTACACCGACGTGCCGATGCCGCCGCCGTTCCCCGACGCCCACGTCACCCGCACCGACCTGGAACGCCTGATCAGCACGCCGCTGACCCGCGCCGCCGCCCTGGTGGTCACGGCGGTGCGCGACGCCGGGCTCGACCCGCGCGGCCTGGCCGGCGTGTTCCTGGTCGGCGGGTCCAGCCGCATCCCGCTGGTGGCGCGCCTGGTGCTGGAGCAGTCCGGCGTGGTGCCCACGAGCATCGACCAGCCGGAGACCGTGGTGGCGCGCGGCGCGCTGCGGGCGGTCAGCGTGGACCCGCTGCGGACGGGCGCGCTGCCCGCCGGCCAGGGCGACGTCACCCGGAAGATCACCGACGACCGGACCCGCAAGATCACCCGGCGGATCACCCCGCCCTCGCCGCCCGCCGGGTTCGCGCAGCCCGGGTACTTCCCGCCGCCCGCGCCCCCGCCACCGCCCGCGCCCCCGCCACCGCCCGCGCCGCCGCGCCGCAGCCGCGTGCCGCTGCTCGTGACGGCCGTCGTCGTGGTGGTCGCGATCGTGGGCGCGTCCGTGGCGTACGCGCTGTCCCGGGACGACGACATCGGCGGTGGACCGACGACGCCCACCACGACCTCGACCGGCGTGGCGGGCAAGACCATCGCGCAGTACGACTACAGCTTCGTCGCGCCGGGCGGCTGGCAGCAGACCGGCGGCCAGGTCGAGACCCGCAAGGTGCTGCTCAAACCCGAGTCGGCCGGCTCCGAGCTGGACGTCATCGCGGTGGAGGAGCGGCTGCTCAACTACAACGCCACCGAGGACCGGGGCCGGGCCGAGGCCGAGCTGCGCGACCAGTACGACCAGCGCGAGAACGTGTCCGACTTCGACCCTTCCGCGGACTTCGCCACCAAGGATGTCGTTTACTACCGGGAACAGGTGGGGTCGGCCGTCATCGACTGGTACGTGCTGTTCCAGGACGACGTACAGGTCAGCGTCGGGTGCCAGTACCCGCAGGACGGGCACGACCGGGTCCGCCCCGCGTGCGAGCAGGTGGTCGGCACGCTGACCGTGACCAAGTGA
- a CDS encoding WXG100 family type VII secretion target, translating to MAGYASGSQELFDAAKDIVSTNNNVQGVLGQLGGTIDGLSSAWSGGAALAFQKLMERFREDADKLQKALLDIADQMDGTAQTYVQQEEEQAQEMSAITNRLGG from the coding sequence ATGGCTGGTTACGCGTCCGGATCTCAGGAGCTCTTCGATGCCGCCAAGGACATCGTGAGCACCAACAACAACGTGCAGGGCGTCCTGGGCCAGCTGGGCGGCACGATCGACGGCCTGTCCAGCGCGTGGAGCGGTGGCGCCGCCCTCGCGTTCCAGAAGCTGATGGAGCGCTTCCGCGAGGACGCCGACAAGCTGCAGAAGGCGCTGCTCGACATCGCCGACCAGATGGACGGCACCGCGCAGACCTACGTCCAGCAGGAAGAGGAGCAGGCGCAGGAGATGTCGGCGATCACCAACCGCCTCGGTGGCTGA
- a CDS encoding WXG100 family type VII secretion target: protein MDTNQIKVDFGALSSASGDITNQAGKIQSELDNLKSRLAPVIAQWEGGASESYQAAQRAWDESAAGLQQVLAQIGTAVQSATDAYQAAEAKNTQRW from the coding sequence ATGGACACCAACCAGATCAAGGTCGACTTCGGTGCGCTGAGCAGCGCCTCCGGTGACATCACGAACCAGGCCGGCAAGATCCAGTCCGAGCTGGACAACCTCAAGTCCCGCCTGGCCCCGGTCATCGCGCAGTGGGAAGGTGGCGCGTCGGAGAGCTACCAGGCCGCCCAGCGCGCGTGGGACGAGTCCGCCGCCGGCCTCCAGCAGGTCCTGGCGCAGATCGGTACCGCCGTGCAGTCGGCGACCGACGCCTACCAGGCCGCTGAGGCCAAGAACACCCAGCGCTGGTGA
- the rplM gene encoding 50S ribosomal protein L13: protein MRTYSPKPGEVTRTWHVIDAQDVVLGRLATQAATLLRGKHKPTYAPHVDTGDFVIVINADKVALTGKKRDQEFVYRHSGFPGGLSQRSFGEVLDTRADRLVEKAIKGMLPKNRLGRAIAGKLKVYTGPNHPHAAQQPQPFEIKKVAQ, encoded by the coding sequence GTGCGCACGTACAGCCCGAAGCCCGGCGAGGTGACCCGAACCTGGCACGTGATCGACGCCCAGGACGTGGTGCTCGGTCGGCTCGCCACCCAGGCCGCGACGCTGCTGCGCGGCAAGCACAAGCCGACTTACGCCCCACACGTTGACACCGGTGACTTCGTCATCGTCATCAACGCGGACAAGGTGGCGTTGACCGGCAAGAAGCGTGATCAGGAGTTCGTGTACCGGCACTCCGGTTTTCCGGGCGGCCTGAGCCAGCGCTCGTTCGGCGAGGTGCTCGACACCCGCGCCGACCGGCTGGTCGAGAAGGCGATCAAGGGCATGCTGCCCAAGAACCGCCTCGGCCGCGCGATCGCGGGCAAGCTCAAGGTCTACACGGGCCCGAACCACCCGCACGCTGCGCAGCAGCCGCAGCCGTTCGAGATCAAGAAGGTCGCCCAGTGA
- the rpsI gene encoding 30S ribosomal protein S9, which produces MTEHQTEDIDVTTPEADLEAVETDAVEAEATEAEATEADTAAAESDEVEDSAEVEAAPVVRHTLNAGAHHLAQTVGRRKQAIVRVRLLPGSGKFTLNGKSLEDYFPNKVHQQLIREPLVTTEKPETFDVIANLRGGGTTGQAGALRLAIARALIAVDSEDRPVLKKAGFLTRDPRVKERKKYGLKKARKAPQYSKR; this is translated from the coding sequence GTGACCGAGCACCAGACCGAGGACATCGACGTGACGACCCCTGAGGCCGACCTCGAAGCTGTCGAGACCGACGCCGTCGAGGCGGAGGCCACCGAGGCCGAGGCCACCGAAGCCGACACCGCGGCAGCCGAGTCCGACGAGGTCGAGGACTCCGCCGAGGTCGAGGCCGCGCCCGTCGTGCGGCACACCCTCAACGCGGGTGCGCACCACCTCGCGCAGACCGTCGGCCGGCGCAAGCAGGCCATCGTCCGCGTGCGGCTGCTCCCCGGCTCCGGCAAGTTCACCCTGAACGGGAAGTCCCTCGAGGACTACTTCCCGAACAAGGTGCACCAGCAGCTCATCCGCGAGCCCCTGGTGACGACCGAGAAGCCGGAGACGTTCGACGTCATCGCGAACCTGCGCGGCGGCGGCACGACCGGCCAGGCCGGCGCGCTGCGCCTCGCGATCGCGCGTGCGCTGATCGCCGTCGACTCCGAGGACCGCCCGGTGCTGAAGAAGGCCGGCTTCCTCACCCGCGACCCCCGGGTCAAGGAGCGGAAGAAGTACGGTCTCAAGAAGGCCCGCAAGGCGCCTCAGTACAGCAAGCGCTGA
- the glmM gene encoding phosphoglucosamine mutase, which produces MARLFGTDGVRGLANADLTPELALSIAASAARVLAEHDRSHRPVAVVGRDPRASGEMLEAAVVAGLTSAGADVLRAGVLPTPAVAYLVSALGADVGVMISASHNPMPDNGIKLFAAGGHKLPDAVEDEIEQKLDERDHRPTGAGIGRVRDIEDAEGQYVQHLLKVTPHRLDGLKVVVDCANGAASVAAPDAYRRAGAEVVEIHAAPDGLNINDDCGSNHVAKLRAAVVEHGADLGIAHDGDADRCVAVDADGNDLDGDQVMAVLALGMKEAGELTDNTLVATVMSNLGLHLAMREHGIALKTTAVGDRYVLEELRAGGFALGGEQSGHVILPAHATTGDGLLTALRLMARMAETGKPLAELAGVMRRLPQVLINVVVGDKAAVAKDAAVNEAVAAVEAELGDTGRVLLRPSGTEQLVRVMVEAATHELAESAAQRLAGVVSSVH; this is translated from the coding sequence ATGGCTCGGCTGTTCGGCACCGACGGCGTACGCGGTCTCGCCAACGCGGACCTGACCCCGGAACTCGCGCTGTCCATCGCCGCCTCGGCGGCACGGGTGCTGGCCGAGCACGACCGCTCGCACCGCCCGGTCGCGGTGGTCGGCCGCGACCCGCGGGCCAGCGGCGAGATGCTGGAGGCGGCCGTGGTGGCCGGCCTCACATCGGCGGGCGCGGACGTGCTGCGCGCGGGCGTGCTGCCCACCCCCGCGGTCGCCTACCTGGTGTCGGCGCTGGGCGCGGACGTCGGCGTGATGATCTCCGCCTCGCACAACCCCATGCCCGACAACGGCATCAAGCTCTTCGCCGCGGGCGGGCACAAGCTGCCCGACGCGGTCGAGGACGAGATCGAGCAGAAGCTGGACGAGCGCGACCACCGCCCGACCGGCGCGGGCATCGGCCGCGTCCGCGACATCGAGGACGCCGAGGGCCAGTACGTGCAGCACCTGCTGAAGGTGACGCCGCACCGCCTGGACGGCCTGAAGGTCGTGGTGGACTGCGCGAACGGCGCCGCGTCCGTGGCCGCGCCCGACGCCTACCGCCGCGCCGGCGCGGAGGTCGTGGAGATCCACGCCGCGCCCGACGGCCTGAACATCAACGACGACTGCGGCTCCAACCACGTCGCGAAGCTGCGGGCCGCGGTGGTCGAGCACGGCGCCGACCTGGGCATCGCGCACGACGGTGACGCGGACCGCTGCGTCGCGGTCGACGCCGACGGCAACGACCTCGACGGCGACCAGGTCATGGCGGTGCTGGCGCTGGGCATGAAGGAAGCCGGCGAGCTGACCGACAACACGCTCGTCGCGACCGTGATGAGCAACCTCGGCCTGCACCTGGCGATGCGGGAGCACGGCATCGCGCTCAAGACGACCGCCGTCGGCGACCGCTACGTGCTGGAGGAGCTGCGCGCGGGCGGGTTCGCGCTGGGCGGCGAGCAGTCCGGGCACGTGATCCTGCCGGCGCACGCCACCACCGGTGACGGCCTGCTGACCGCGTTGCGCTTGATGGCGCGGATGGCGGAGACCGGCAAGCCGCTGGCCGAGCTGGCGGGCGTGATGCGCCGGCTGCCCCAGGTGCTGATCAACGTGGTCGTCGGCGACAAGGCGGCGGTGGCGAAGGACGCCGCGGTCAACGAGGCCGTCGCCGCCGTGGAGGCCGAGCTGGGCGACACCGGCCGGGTGCTGCTGCGGCCCTCCGGCACCGAGCAGCTGGTGCGGGTCATGGTCGAGGCGGCCACGCACGAACTGGCGGAGTCGGCGGCGCAGCGACTCGCCGGTGTGGTTTCCTCGGTGCACTGA